A genomic window from Diorhabda sublineata isolate icDioSubl1.1 chromosome 8, icDioSubl1.1, whole genome shotgun sequence includes:
- the LOC130447994 gene encoding trypsin-3-like isoform X2, translated as MLSTYCAVLVPIIIVLNFPYFISAENLKIIGGNETTIEKHPWMVSIQFLSNHLCGGSIINEDTIITAAHCFDEISSGLTIVSGITDLSEAEASVRVMSIIIHEDYDSATIDSDIAIMKLSENLTYSEKIQPILLPEENVEVPDGTLAITSGWGLTSEASATSDILMEIEIPVIDWNLCTKLLPVTERMMCAGYVNGGPDTCTADSGGALELNTTLIGIVSWGIGCGEAGHPGVYTDVRRFRPWIREHTGM; from the exons ATGCTATCAACATATTGTGCTGTGCTAGTTCCAATCATCATAGTTTTAAATTTCCCATACTTCATTTCAG CTGAGAACTTAAAAATTATTGGAGGCAATGAAACCACTATCGAAAAACATCCGTGGATGGTATCCATCCAATTTTTGAGTAATCATCTTTGTGGAGGTTCCATAATCAATGAGGATACAATTATTACTGCTGCACATTGTTTCGATGA AATCTCTAGTGGGCTAACAATTGTTAGTGGAATTACTGATCTAAGTGAAGCGGAAGCATCTGTGAGAGTGATGAGCATTATAATTCATGAAGATTACGATTCTGCTACCATAGACAGTGACATAGCAATTATGAAA TTATctgaaaatttgacatattcggAGAAGATTCAACCCATTTTACTTCCAGAGGAGAATGTTGAAGTGCCTGATGGTACACTAGCGATAACTTCGGGATGGGGTCTGACATCG GAAGCTTCCGCAACTTCAGATATTTTGATGGAAATTGAAATACCTGTTATTGATTGGAATCTGTGTACAAAATTATTACCAGTCACTGAAAGGATGATGTGTGCAGGATACGTGAATGGAGGCCCAGACACTTGTACG GCCGATTCAGGAGGTGCTCTTGAGCTAAACACTACCTTAATTGGTATAGTATCTTGGGGAATCGGTTGTGGTGAAGCTGGTCATCCTGGAGTTTACACCGATGTCCGACGTTTCAGACCGTGGATTAGAGAACATACTGGGATGTAG
- the LOC130447994 gene encoding trypsin-3-like isoform X3, whose protein sequence is MLSTYCAVLVPIIIVLNFPYFISAENLKIIGGNETTIEKHPWMVSIQFLSNHLCGGSIINEDTIITAAHCFDEISSGLTIVSGITDLSEAEASVRVMSIIIHEDYDSATIDSDIAIMKLSENLTYSEKIQPILLPEENVEVPDGTLAITSGWGLTSEEASATSDILMEIEIPVIDWNLCTKLLPVTERMMCAGYVNGGPDTCTLFWTLRFSTII, encoded by the exons ATGCTATCAACATATTGTGCTGTGCTAGTTCCAATCATCATAGTTTTAAATTTCCCATACTTCATTTCAG CTGAGAACTTAAAAATTATTGGAGGCAATGAAACCACTATCGAAAAACATCCGTGGATGGTATCCATCCAATTTTTGAGTAATCATCTTTGTGGAGGTTCCATAATCAATGAGGATACAATTATTACTGCTGCACATTGTTTCGATGA AATCTCTAGTGGGCTAACAATTGTTAGTGGAATTACTGATCTAAGTGAAGCGGAAGCATCTGTGAGAGTGATGAGCATTATAATTCATGAAGATTACGATTCTGCTACCATAGACAGTGACATAGCAATTATGAAA TTATctgaaaatttgacatattcggAGAAGATTCAACCCATTTTACTTCCAGAGGAGAATGTTGAAGTGCCTGATGGTACACTAGCGATAACTTCGGGATGGGGTCTGACATCG GAGGAAGCTTCCGCAACTTCAGATATTTTGATGGAAATTGAAATACCTGTTATTGATTGGAATCTGTGTACAAAATTATTACCAGTCACTGAAAGGATGATGTGTGCAGGATACGTGAATGGAGGCCCAGACACTTGTACG CTATTTTGGACGCTTCGTTTCTCGACAATCATCTAA
- the LOC130447994 gene encoding trypsin-3-like isoform X4 gives MLSTYCAVLVPIIIVLNFPYFISAENLKIIGGNETTIEKHPWMVSIQFLSNHLCGGSIINEDTIITAAHCFDEISSGLTIVSGITDLSEAEASVRVMSIIIHEDYDSATIDSDIAIMKLSENLTYSEKIQPILLPEENVEVPDGTLAITSGWGLTSEASATSDILMEIEIPVIDWNLCTKLLPVTERMMCAGYVNGGPDTCTLFWTLRFSTII, from the exons ATGCTATCAACATATTGTGCTGTGCTAGTTCCAATCATCATAGTTTTAAATTTCCCATACTTCATTTCAG CTGAGAACTTAAAAATTATTGGAGGCAATGAAACCACTATCGAAAAACATCCGTGGATGGTATCCATCCAATTTTTGAGTAATCATCTTTGTGGAGGTTCCATAATCAATGAGGATACAATTATTACTGCTGCACATTGTTTCGATGA AATCTCTAGTGGGCTAACAATTGTTAGTGGAATTACTGATCTAAGTGAAGCGGAAGCATCTGTGAGAGTGATGAGCATTATAATTCATGAAGATTACGATTCTGCTACCATAGACAGTGACATAGCAATTATGAAA TTATctgaaaatttgacatattcggAGAAGATTCAACCCATTTTACTTCCAGAGGAGAATGTTGAAGTGCCTGATGGTACACTAGCGATAACTTCGGGATGGGGTCTGACATCG GAAGCTTCCGCAACTTCAGATATTTTGATGGAAATTGAAATACCTGTTATTGATTGGAATCTGTGTACAAAATTATTACCAGTCACTGAAAGGATGATGTGTGCAGGATACGTGAATGGAGGCCCAGACACTTGTACG CTATTTTGGACGCTTCGTTTCTCGACAATCATCTAA
- the LOC130447994 gene encoding trypsin-3-like isoform X1: protein MLSTYCAVLVPIIIVLNFPYFISAENLKIIGGNETTIEKHPWMVSIQFLSNHLCGGSIINEDTIITAAHCFDEISSGLTIVSGITDLSEAEASVRVMSIIIHEDYDSATIDSDIAIMKLSENLTYSEKIQPILLPEENVEVPDGTLAITSGWGLTSEEASATSDILMEIEIPVIDWNLCTKLLPVTERMMCAGYVNGGPDTCTADSGGALELNTTLIGIVSWGIGCGEAGHPGVYTDVRRFRPWIREHTGM from the exons ATGCTATCAACATATTGTGCTGTGCTAGTTCCAATCATCATAGTTTTAAATTTCCCATACTTCATTTCAG CTGAGAACTTAAAAATTATTGGAGGCAATGAAACCACTATCGAAAAACATCCGTGGATGGTATCCATCCAATTTTTGAGTAATCATCTTTGTGGAGGTTCCATAATCAATGAGGATACAATTATTACTGCTGCACATTGTTTCGATGA AATCTCTAGTGGGCTAACAATTGTTAGTGGAATTACTGATCTAAGTGAAGCGGAAGCATCTGTGAGAGTGATGAGCATTATAATTCATGAAGATTACGATTCTGCTACCATAGACAGTGACATAGCAATTATGAAA TTATctgaaaatttgacatattcggAGAAGATTCAACCCATTTTACTTCCAGAGGAGAATGTTGAAGTGCCTGATGGTACACTAGCGATAACTTCGGGATGGGGTCTGACATCG GAGGAAGCTTCCGCAACTTCAGATATTTTGATGGAAATTGAAATACCTGTTATTGATTGGAATCTGTGTACAAAATTATTACCAGTCACTGAAAGGATGATGTGTGCAGGATACGTGAATGGAGGCCCAGACACTTGTACG GCCGATTCAGGAGGTGCTCTTGAGCTAAACACTACCTTAATTGGTATAGTATCTTGGGGAATCGGTTGTGGTGAAGCTGGTCATCCTGGAGTTTACACCGATGTCCGACGTTTCAGACCGTGGATTAGAGAACATACTGGGATGTAG
- the LOC130447996 gene encoding gastrula zinc finger protein XlCGF57.1-like — MNIPDMEQKVVKEEIVDDFVWNKDIKQEIIEEIPTTTFQNLFNECVHKQEVIEDLKLIQAIEESTIACKTNDESSHKINIHNSGNKFKYIKVKYGMQTKERELLNNSRYVSSNTIAGIMICEFCGDLYTQRIEFLHHLSTNHLMKLKKSLYETKFYHKNISCKISETTDLKNEIEIFDELKTQLQDNRYTDSLFSNRGEKLYKCDNCKKKFSNKKNLDIHICRKIGKERFQCGIYPKTFSRKSKLDSHYYNHTGGKPFKCDICLKTFSKKISLTRHLHIHTGEKPFKCNICLKTFLQKYDFQSHLRNHTGEKPFKCDICPETFSRKYELNAHFYSHTGEKPFKCDICSKTFIQKYNLITHSRSHTGEKLFKCDICSKCFSRKCNLNSHLRRHTGEKPFKCGICSETFSQKYELNSHSYGHTGEKPFKCSICSKSFNKKYSLNTHLRSHTGEKPFKCDICLKTYLHKYTLNLHLHSHIGEKLFKCDICLKTYLHKHNLNLHLQKHTVEKPFKCDICLKTYLHEHNLNLHLQKHTEEKSFKCDICLKVFTQKYRLNSHLRSHTGEKPFKCDICMKSFAQKNGLNRHMFTHTEEKPFKCDICTKSFSRKYYLNSHLLIHKRVE, encoded by the exons atgAATATTCCTGATATGGAACAAAAAGTCGTTAAGGAAGAAATAGTTGATGATTTTGTTTGGAATAAAGAcattaaacaagaaataatagaagaaatacCTACgacaacttttcaaaatttatttaatgaatgTGTGCATAAGCAAGAAGTTATTgaagatttaaaattaattcaagcaATTGAAGAATCTACTATTGCATGTAAAACAAACGATGAGAGTTCccataaaattaatatacataattctggaaataaatttaaatatataaaagtgaaatatgGAATGCAAACTAAAGAAAGAG aattactGAATAATAGTAGATACGTAAGCTCAAATACTATTGCTGGAATAATGATATGTGAGTTTTGTGGAGATTTATACACGCAAAGAATAGAATTTCTTCATCACCTTTCCACAAATCATttgatgaaattgaagaaatcactatatgaaacaaaattttaccataaaaatatAAGTTGCAAAATAAGTGAAAcaacagatttaaaaaatgaaattgaaatatttgatgaattGAAAACACAGTTACAAGATAACAGATACACTGATAGTTTATTTTCAAACCGAGGGGAAAAGCTATACAAATGcgataattgtaaaaaaaagttttcaaataaaaaaaatttagatatacaTATCtgtagaaaaattggaaaagaacGATTCCAATGTGGCATTTATCCGAAAACGTTCTCTCGTAAAAGTAAATTAGATTCACATTATTATAATCATACTGGAggaaagccattcaaatgtgacatttgtttgaaaactttttcaaaaaaaattagtttaactAGGCATTTGCATATTCACACAGGAGAGAAACCATTCAAATgtaacatttgtttaaaaacttttctacagaaatatgattttcaatCACATTTACGTAATCACActggagaaaagccattcaaatgtgacatttgtccGGAAACTTTTTCCCGAAAATACGAATTGAACGCACATTTTTATAGTCATACTGGAGAAAAACcgttcaaatgtgacatttgttcgAAAACTTTTATacagaaatataatttgatCACACATTCGCGTAGTCACACAGGagaaaaactattcaaatgtgatatttgttcgAAGTGTTTTTCTCGAAAGTGTAATTTAAATTCACATTTACGTAGACACActggagaaaaaccattcaaatgtggtATTTGTTCTGAAACTTTCtcacaaaaatatgaattgaacTCTCACTCCTATGGTCATACAGgcgaaaaaccattcaaatgtagCATTTGTTCGAAATCTTTCAATAAGAAATACAGTTTAAACACACATTTACgtagtcatacaggagaaaaaccgttcaaatgtgatatttgtttaaaaacttatttacataaatatacTTTGAATTTACATTTACACAGTCACATTGGagaaaaactattcaaatgTGACATATGTTTAAAAACTTATCTacataaacataatttaaatttacatttGCAAAAGCACACTGTAGAAAAGCCATTTAAATGTGACATATGTTTGAAAACTTATTTACAtgaacataatttaaatttacatttGCAAAAGCACACTGAAGAAAAgtcattcaaatgtgacatttgtttaaaagtttttacACAGAAATATAGATTAAATTCACATTTACGTAGTCATACTGGTGAAAAGCCatttaaatgtgatatttgtatGAAATCTTTCGCacaaaaaaatggtttgaacAGGCACATGTTCACTCATACAGAAGAAAAACcgttcaaatgtgacatttgcaCCAAATCTTTTTcgcgaaaatattatttaaattcacattTGCTTATTCACAAAAGAGTAGAATAA